A single Glycine soja cultivar W05 chromosome 14, ASM419377v2, whole genome shotgun sequence DNA region contains:
- the LOC114385128 gene encoding nuclear nucleic acid-binding protein C1D-like produces the protein MVKGRSEMDGVEVPEAMIDTLNRTLESLQQLETQLPQFLSLSDPDFLAELPLVERAHSLFSLAKLTSTLFSLKLRCRGVNPNGHPVKSELDKINVLQKKLERLPRFSEAQEQDTRNISEEEEPEMNYQERTSQKRKYPSSEEQFVQIDAVGSLVKVKEEHVGDNNGNIKEAIVIDISDDDD, from the exons atggtgaaagGAAGAAGCGAAATGGATGGCGTAGAAGTACCTGAAGCCATGATAGATACTCTCAACCGTACTTTGGAGAGCCTTCAACAACTCGAGACACAGTTACCccaatttctctctctctccgacCCTGATTTTCTCGCTGAATTACCACTCGTTGAACGCGCTCACTCACTCTTCTCCCTCGCCAAACTCACCTCTACCCTCTTCTCAT TGAAGTTGAGGTGTAGAGGTGTTAACCCAAATGGCCACCCTGTCAAATCCGAGCTT GACAAGATAAACGTGTTGCAGAAGAAACTGGAACGGCTTCCGCGGTTCAGTGAAG CACAAGAGCAAGACACTAGGAACATAAGTGAAGAGGAGGAACCAGAGATGAACTATCAGGAACGGACTAGTCAAAAGAGGAAGTATCCATCGTCTGAAGAACAGTTTGTTCAAATTGATGCTGTGGGATCCCTGGTTAAAGTAAAGGAGGAACATGTTGGTGATAATAATGGAAATATTAAGGAAGCAATAGTGATTGACatttcagatgatgatgattga